In Clostridium thermosuccinogenes, the genomic stretch CATCATTGGATATAAACGATTCCATATCGCTGACAAAATAGGTGATATCATAATCCTGAAATTCATCTTTAGGTATATTAATATTTGTGCGCGAACCCTCAAGAGTCACAATCCGGATGCGTTCGTCCTTCTGTGCTATGGAAAGGATCATGCTCATCATTTCCTGTTCTGTTCTCATTATATGCACCTTCTCATACCTTCTTAATGATGGCTCTTTATAAGCTATCCTTAGAATGATGAGAGTTATTGGGTTCGCAATAGGTTTCTCTTAATGTTTGAATAATTTTTTTAATCCTGTCATCATTAATATGATAAACATTCTGAAGGCCATATTTATCTGAGCCCAAAATACCGTAAGCCTTTAGCAGGGCCAAATTCTGAGACAAAGCCGATTGAGATATTGCAGGTATTCTTTCGTGTATTTCACTAACATTCATTGGCCTTTCAATCAGGTAGCACAAAATCATTAATCTATGCTGATTTGCCATAACCTTCAGCAATTCAGCTATCTCTTTTGCTTGTTGTTCCATTTGCTTTTACCTTCCTTCTGTACTTTAGCATGCTTATACCCTGAGTCATTGTACCCATGGGACAATATACACACCATGAGCGGGGTTTGAAGAAAAACATCGTTATCAGTCCCAAAATTGTGGATGTAAGCATAACACTATAAAATCCAAATGCGAACTGGGCGATCCAAGGCGATACAGCACTGGTATTTGTCCAGTTCCAGGGAAGCTTAATCGTCCATAAAAGAGTAACCACTTCTTTTAAATTACTGGTTCCATTAAAAACCAAATAAGTTGAAAAAATCATTATCGCAAACATAGTCATAAAAAATGCTAAAAAGCCATAACGAAACCATTTGCTTCTAATAAAGGCAGGAATGTCGCGATTTGAAGAAAGTTTCAGCCTGCCTCCTAATAATTCAAACAACTGCCCTCTTCCACAATATCTGTTACAATATATTTTACCCTTACCTATTATCGAGAGCAATAATGGAGTGAAAAAGCAAATCAGCCCTATCCAGGCAAATAGAATATTAAAAAAACCTAAAGCCAAATATACTGCAGAGAATATCCATAAATATTCATACCACTTTTTCATGATGCAACCTCCTTTTGAACAACTTGAATTACCGAAGCAGGACATACCTTCTGGCACCTTTTGCATCCAACACATAAATCTTCGTTGACCTCTGCATAAATTCCATGAAATATGGTTATGGCTTTACGAGGACAGTTTTTTTCACAAACTCCACAGGCCACACATTCTGCTTGATTTACTACCGCTTTTTTCATGTTATCCCCCTTTACTACTTGGCAATTTTATTTTCTGCACAGCATAACTCTTAATGAACATCATATATAAGTAAATTATAATATACTTATATATATGATATTATATTTAAAAATGTTAATGAAATCAATGCTTTTTTACACTATCCAGTTGCTTCTGCGTAAAGATAACACGAAGTTGAGGAGCTTTAGATGATTTGACGCACCCGGAATTTTCGCAGTGTTCCGTCAAATCTGCCGATGTTCTTGGTATGAGGGAAGTTTCTAATCATGTGACTGACAATCCGTCAGCAAACGGGTAAGCTCTTTTCGAAAGGAAACAGCCTTGTATGAAGTTATTGCTCCCGTTTGCTAATCTATTCAAGCATTTATTATCAAAGTTTGTTGCATGAGAATTTTTCTTTTTTCCTCACTCATTTTTTCTAACGCATAACGAAAAGATACTCTTGGCATAGTCTCTTCGTTTTTAATCAAAATATTACCTCTTAACCACTAATGATCTTCACATAAAACTCCCTATTTCTAGGTCCGTCAAATTCACAAAAGTAGATTCCCTGCCAGGTGCCCAGCATAAGTTTTCCGTCCTGGATTATCACGGTGCAGGATGAGCCCATGAGAGATGCCTTTATATGAGCATGGGAATTCCCTTCAAAGTGAAGGTATTCTCCAAGAACGGGATATGTTTTGTCCAGTGCGGAAATCATGTCCCGCACAACATCCGGGTCAGCATTCTCGTTTATTGTAACTCCAGCTGTCGTATGGGGCACGTATACGACTGCGATACCGTCCCGTACATTGCTGTTTCTGACCTCTTCGGCAACTCTACTGGTTATGTTGATGAACTGCTGTGGTTTTGTGGTTTGAATTTTATGGCGCATAGCATGATCCTCCTTTTCCGGATATTAGTATTGGTCAGGTATTCTATTGATATGCAGGCCATTCTGGTTCATTGAACCTTTGAAAGTAAAATTAACCACCTAATTCGTCATCAAATTAATATCTTCATGTCCGAGCTTCATTATATCAAAAGTTAGGCCCCTTTGCCAATTTCATCAAGTTGGCCTCTGATAAAACCTTGTCATCTCATCCCTACTTAATTTCAGGCTTAGCTTTTGCCCTAATAATACCTTATATTATTTCCATGAATAAATATCAAAGGCTTAGGTCGAGTTGATAGATTTTTCTTTTATAACCAGTATTTTAAAGCCTTTACATGCTCTATTCTTTAGACTTCAACACAACGCACTCCATATGATATGTGCAGCAGCCGACTTCTGCAATGATCACTGGTTTATCATGCATATAGCGGAACTTGAGGTGTTCTCCATATGAAACCCTGTTGCGATCTGCACGGTAGTAATCGAGGCATACAAAATCAAATATACTTCAACCCCAGCAGAATCGCTCATGACAAGGATAGTGATCCCTTCAGCGCTTATTCTACAAACAGTGCAAGCAATATGAGCCACCGCATCGCACCAGCATCAAAGGGTATAAAGGGAAGGGTTCAGATATATAATATTGTTTAAAAAAACTATTGCACTTAACATAACGTAAGATTGTATACCAGATTTGGTCTTTGTCCCGGAACACTACCGTCCTTTGTGCTTAGCTTTTTTCTTTTCCTGCCGCAGAGCAAATTTGCGTTCCTTTTCAGCCTCTTTCTGTTCTCGTCTTTTGGCCTTTCCCTCAATTTTGTTCTGCTCGTGCTGCAGCTTTAAGGCTTGTTGTGCTTTCGTGCCAACTCCTTTATTCTCTAATTGCTTATTGATTATTCGCTTCATGCGCTTGGGATTAATTTTTCGTTCTTCAATCTTATCTGCCTGGATATGTGGACTGAACTTCAGCTTGTGCCAGTTTTCAAGCAGGAAATCATATACCTCATAATCCTTTGGCTCTGCACCAAAGATTATTTTGCTGACCTCATATTTGTTACCATCAATACGCTCATACAAACCAATCCAAAAAGCATTTTCAAATAAAATGGTCATGCTGCTTTTGATTGTCATAATATCACTCTTCTTTAAACTGGCTTTCAAATGTATCAAGCCATTCTAAAAGAGCATGATAGAGCATCCTCTGCTGCTCAAAAATGGTTCTTCCAACAAGCGGAATATCAGCATAGGCAGCAGCATACTCATCATTGGTCTTAGCTGAAGCAGTAATGCTGTTTCGCAGCTTCTTTACCAAATCTAGAGCTTTTTCCCTGTTAATTTTATTAAGATTAGTAATGACAACATTGAAATCAAACAAAAATGATACCTGCTGACTGGCGTAGGTATTCATAAGTTCCTCAAAATAGGCACGCCCTTTTTCCGTAATGGAATATACGGCTTTATCAGCAAATTTTTCCCCCTTGACAATGTTGCTCTGAAGATAGCCTTCTTCGTTAAGCTGAATAACTTTCCGATATATAGACGGAACACTAATCTTAGTCCATCTTGGAAAATGATGATTGTCTACATCTTTTTGCAGATCGTATGCACTCTGCGGCTTTTCCAGCACCATACCAAGTATTACCAAGTCTATCGATGACATTATCTCACCACTCCTTTTACTATCAATAATAATACTATTATTAATAGTACTATCGTTGATAGCAAAAGTCAAGAGAGTGCTATTTTTTATATCTTTAATTACTCGTCAACTCTTTATTTCGTGTAGGTGTTTTTCCTCGCCCATTCATGAAGTGAGAACATGTTTCCATGGACTGATATCGTAAGCTTATGTAGATTTTATTCTTTGCGTTTATACAAGACTGCTATAAAGTTTTCATCTTTTAATATTTTCCAGGTTCATACAGCATCAAAAGATTACTTCAGAACATATGAAAACATAATTGCGATAACGAGGGTCACAACGCCTGCGGCGAATGCCAGCAATACTTTCTGATACGGCCTTTTACCTTCTTCTCTTGCCTTTGCAATTTCATCCAACCTTTTTCCTTCCGTAAATGCGATAATTTCACGAAAAGTTTGAACATCAAATTGCTTTTTCTTCTGTTCAATCAAAACAGCAAAGCAAAATGCTGATATTGCTAAAGCAACCCAAATGCCAATTCCTGCATATCCCAGAAAGTGTGCCAACGGAACAGGTGAGATGATTATCACCAGGAATAAAACTCCATATATCTGACTCAGTCTTTCAAACTTTTTCCTGTCCTCGTTTTTTACTTTTTCTTTCATAATTTCTACATCTCCTTTGATCAGATTATCAATGGAGGTTCCAAAAACTTCACTTAAAAGAATAAGGCTATTAACATCCGGATAACTTTTGCCATTTTCCCAATTGGAAATTGTCTGCCTGGATACATATACTTTTTCTGCCAGTGCATCCTGAGATAATGACATTTCATTTCGGTATTTCTTAATCTGTTTTCCAAGCTCCATTTTTGAACACCCCTTTTCCTGTTTCCAATCTAATCAAAGTTATAATTTATATCTATCAAAATGCTTTTACATAAGTCGAATAAGAGGTGATTATTTGTGTCAAAACCCTTTGACATCTGCATGTAAAAACCATTTTAGAAACAAACTCCACTTTGCGGGACTCCAAGTGTACTTATGGAATACCGGTCATTCTAACCACTTATCAACGGGATTGTGATATATTGCTATATAATTTGCTATTAAAGTACAGCGCAAATCCGCCCAGTAACAGAAATGTAGCTGATTTTGTGATAAGTTCAGGCAATGGTATCTCAATCCCGGATACAGTCTGACAAATTGTTTGTATAATCATCATGAATCCAACCATTATGCAGGCTTTAAGTAGTGAAGCTAATATAACGACAGCCAGCTTGTCTTTTTTATTTAATAAATGCAAACATACAAGCATCAACACATAAGCAAACGATTCTGGTGCGTTATGCAAAACACGTTATAACAGGAGCTAACTTAAATTAAAAACCTTTCTAGCGTCATCCCTAGCTTTCATATATAATATCTCTTATGCTTATATAAGCCTTTCCAGATATTCTACAATATCCCTGGCTTTTGGCGGACAACCACTAATACATTTTTCAAATCCTGAAGTACACGCGCCAATACCTACCCCATTGCACTGCTTACTTTTAAAACTCTGACCAATGTACAGTTTTTCTTTTAATCTATTTAAAAGGCCTTTTTCATTCAACCTTTCCAGTGCATAAATAAGGCTTCCATAGCAAGCTGAGCAGGCACAGTCCTCGACAATATGCCTTGATAACTGTTGAACTCTTCTTGAAGGTGTCAATTTTCTTGATCCATTATCCTTATTCAATTCAACAATATCAGCATTTGCCAAGTCAGTAGTGCCTACACCGATACTTTCAGCCATAGCAACATACGGAACTTCCTCAATACTAAAGCCCATCAAATGTGCCGCATATGTGTCTATCAGCACAGGGTCCTTTCCTGCAATTATCCTGTTCATCTGAACCGGATTACCACCTTCTTCGAAGTTAAGGTCACCATTCATACCATCAACAATTATGAGACTTTGCTTTACAATCTTGTTCAGATAAGCTATGGGTTTATGTAAACCCAGGGTATGAAATTTCCTTTTATCAGTATTTGGTATGCAGCCCTTCATATTCTTTAAAGCGCAAGTGATGTTAGTCTGGCAGTGCCCTTTGAGGACTGGCATGTTTATTAAATAATCAACCTTTGTAACATAATCGCAAACGTTTATCTTCAAGCCATTTACTTCATATGTTTTATATTTATCTTTTTGAAGATCGATAAGAGGAACATTATATTTCTTCGATAAATTCTCATATCCACATACTTTAAAGGCTTCTGACGTTCTATCGCCCACCCAGGAGCTTTCCATAATTACTATATTATTGCGCCCTTTTGATTTTAAATGTTCAATGAGACCTTCCACTATTTCAGGTGTGGTTGTTGCACCTGAGCTCGAAGGTTTTGCTACAACGAGATTCGGTTTAATCCCAATAAGCGCGTTTTCGTCTATTTCTTCTTCAGGTTTTATGACTTCAAGCAGCTCTTTTACCATTTGCTTGGGATTATCTCCATAAATGATGCGTATACCATTTTTGCCAATCATGATTATCAGCTCCTTAATTTATTTTATGGGAGATTCAAATTAATCCCATTCACCATCACTCACAACTCCGATGAGTCAGCAGAATCAACACATTGTTTAAGTTGATCTTTAACCATGGTGTTCAGTATCTTTTATCACACTTTTATAATAATGCTTTCCGGTGCTAGTGAAAAAGGCCTCTGTTTAGAATCCGCAATATCCACTTTTTGTAACTTATGGCTTTTATTTAATTATATAGCTTACATACTCCACCAACTCATTCCTGCCTCCTGAAAGCAAGTCTGCGACTTTAACCAAATTTAGAGGTTTTAATATTACACTTGCCATTTTTGTATTTGAAACAGGGTCATTAATATCAATTTTTTGGACAGATGGCACATCTCGGAAATATGCAGCTTTATCGGCGGAGATTTAACAGGTTTGTTTTCACTGTTACTAGGCGTTCATCAGCCTGTAAATAGAGATAGGATTTCCTTCGCAAACGCAATAATTACGCTGCCTGCAAGGGCAAGAAATCCGTCAGCTCTCAATATAATAACCAATCCTCTTGTTAATTTTCTATATCATTTGCCTTTCACAGACTTTTTTCATCCAAACTTGTGCCGCAGCCAATCGTTCTCCAACTGTTCCCCAATGTCCACCAGGATGCCAAACTAACTTTACTTCTTTACACATAGGTGAAGTTTTTAATAAACTTGCTATCTTTCTTGTTGCACTTCCTACTTTAGAAAACCATGGATTTCTTGAAAATTCTTCTCTTTCACCGAGACTGATATATACTGAACAAACAGATAACGGAGTGTTTTTTTCTATGTAGTCGCAAAAACCTTCATACCACAAAGATCCGGAGCAGCTTGCAAACACTGTAAATATGTTTGTTTGGCACATTGCCCAAAGAGCAAACATTCCAGCCATCGAATACCCTATTAATCCTTTTTGACCATTTTGCACATTTGGAACACGTGCAGTTACTTCAGGAATGAGTACATCTTGAATCCAATGCAGTGTCTTAGCTGAATAGCCGCCAAACTTTTTCTGCTTACGTCCAAGGGCCGGAGCAGGCCATGGTGATAAATCATCATTCCAATCTTTTGTTTCAAAAGTAACTAATACATGTGATGATAATTCACCGGATTCAATTATAGGGTCAAGACGCATATGCTGTCCTTCTATAAGGTCGGATACTTCACCAGCTACCGGCATTATAAAAAGTGGCACACCGCTTTCGGAAGTTAATGCGCCAAAAAAATGAATATTGCAACGAATATTGTTTAAGTCCATTGGTATTGCGATATTCTCCATTTTTACCCCCAGGGAAAGAACAATATAATTAACATTGTAATTATTGTATATCTTTAGGAGGTTAATTTCAACAAAACTAGTTGATTCTTTTGGTTATCACTCATGTTGAAAAACTTTGCTTCAAACACATCAATTTCTCATGGTGTGATACACTATGAATGATATTCAAAGTAGAACTGCTTATGAAAACTCTGAAGCCGAAAGCAAGCAGCGAATCAGCTTTAGCGACTGGGCAATAGTTTGATATCCATCTGATGTATGAGAAAACATTTCAACCCTTTTCAAGCTACACACTGTTCGTGGTTCATCAACAACGAGCAAGGCAGTCTGCGAAATAAAACGAAGGTGCGCCCTGCATTGCTCTTATTTTTCACAATATCGGATATAACTTGTGAATTTTAAATTTATTCCTAATTCTCTTGCCAATTCAGCAATTTCACTTTCATCATCATTTGTATACCAACATCCACTAATTATACTATCAATTTTCTTGAACCCGGCAAGAACCGTCTCCTCATACAAATCTTCAAATATGTCAGGACGCGCTTCTTTCAACTTTTTTTGGGCATACTCCGGCAATTCCGCCAGCGTCTCTTTAGTTACAAAGCCTGTTGATGTTACAAGTAAGCCACCGGGTTTAAGGACCCGATACACCTCTTTTAGCGCTTTCCCTCTATCCCCTTCTGTGTTCCCGATTCCTCCACCATCTGAAATTATGTCAATACTTTCATCAAAAAACGGAATATCACAGAAGTCAAAAACTGCATAATGAATATTCGGTGAATCAAGCTCCTTATCTAAAAAACGCTTCCACTCGCATACAACAGTCGGTGAAAGGTCGTTGATGATTATTGTCACATCAGGATTGCTTTTTAAAATATACGGCATATAGCCACCGCCCGGACCTGCTCCGATTTCAAGGATCAGACCACCATTATCCGAAATGCGCTTACCAATATCATTACTCATTTTGCTATCATTGGCCTTGCAAGTATTCCAGTTACGGGATATCCATTCACCAGAAACGATCTCATTTGCCCATGCAGCATTATAGTCGCGTTCAGCTTTTGGTAGGAAATATGCTATATCATCATCCATTTCAAAAGGACGATTTGCCAATTTAGCGATAACATTTCTACCCTCAAGTAATTCATTGATAGACACATTGTATAATTTAGATAGTTCAAGCAACAACTCTATATCAGGAAGTGTCGCACCACACTCCCACTTTGACACTGCCTGCGAGGTTACACCAAGTTTTTCAGCCAACTCAACCTGAGATAGGTTTATTCTTTTACGATGTGAAGCAATTCTCTTCCCAAACTGCGCTTTATTTATCACCAGTTAATCCCCCGTGTTTCGTTTTATCTAAATAATATAACAGAGGTGAATAAAAAAGAAGCGACATTTATTTTAATATTAAATTTAAGATACAACTGCAAGTTGTAACATCAGAATATTACGGCAAAGTTAAGGCTGAGTTTCTTTTCATATTCCTCAATCTTACAATCGGCTAATAATCTGATTATGGATAGGCATTTCTGATAGCTGCACTAACAAATTCAGCGAGTCCTGGCATTTTTTCGTCCAGCTCATTTTTATGTTCTAAATATGCCTGCCCAATGCTGCGAAATGTTTTATCATCACATGGGAAAATTAACTGTATAAACTCCTTATATGCTGCAACCGCCTCTTTTGCCGCTAAACTGTCAGGACCATCCTTCATGGCCTTGCGGAACCTTTGGATGACATCTTCAGCAAGGGTAATAAGTTTACCAAAATCCATGTTTATTATTTTTGATGCACTTTTTACAACAGAGGATTTGCTAAGCTTGTTGAATACTTTTAAGCTTTTCACTATTGGAAGAAAAAAACTGTTTTCCATCAACACCCGTATTTCATTTGCATGCACTCTTTTAACTGCTTCAATTCTCTTTTTATCAAAATCCCTAAGCATTGAAACATCAAATTCATCATTCAAAATACGGTCAACCGAATGAATCATTCTTTTTATTTGTGATAGCTTTTCCAAAAGAACTTGTTTATGTTGCCGCATTAATTCCTTTTCCATTTCCTTTGGACTATCAAGTATCAACCGAATGTCTTCAAGGGAAAGGCCAAGCTCCTTATAAAACAATATGCTCCACAGGCGGCGCAAGCTCTCGTCGTCATACTGGCGGTAGCCAGATTCTTTTACAGCACTGGGCGGCAATAATCCAATTTCATCATAATATTGTAAGGTGCGGCGGCTTACACCTGACAGCTTACATACCTCATTTACACTTTTCAATTTCATCCTTCTTTCTATCTGCTCCATGGACTGATAATGTTTTCTCCATTAAAAAGTTCTTGACTCGAACGTTACGTTACAGTTTATACTCTCATGGTAAACATCAGGCATTGCTTTGTCAAGTGAAAAATCAATGCAAAAGCACACTTACTTTAAAGGAGGATTTTTATGACAGATAATAATGAAAGAACCCTAGAACTTGAGCCAATTCCAAAGAGTATCATGAACATTTCCTGGATTTTAGTGCTTGGGGCAATTATGCCCCTGCTTGATTCAACAATGGTAAATATTGCAATCAAGCACTTAAGTAATAATTTCAGTACCGGACTTGACTCAATTCAATGGGTAATTACAGGTTATGTGTTGGCTATGGCAATTTCAGTACCACTTGCAGGTTGGATGGTTCAAAGATTTAACGGTAAATGGTTAATGATCAGCACTAATATAGTATTCTTAGCTACCTCGATTGCTTGCGGACTTAGTTGGAATATCTATTTGTTGATTATTTCCCGTATTGTTCAAGGCATAAGCGCCGGTTTTATTATGACATTGGTGACTACTTTGGCTATTGAAGTCGCTGGAAGAGAGCGAATGGGACGAGTGATGTCGACCATTGGTATCCCAATGATTCTGGGACCAATCCTTGGCCCGGTTATCGGGGCTGTGATTGTCCAATTCTTGTCATGGCGTTACATTTTCTTTGTCAACATCCCAATTGGTATTCTTGCCATCACTTTAATGTTTTTGAAGCTACCTGACTTCACACCGGCAAATTCAAAAGCCAAATTCGACTTCATTGGTATCGCTTTATTAGGCATCAGTTCAGCATCTTTGATTTATGGAATTACGCAAGCGTCAAAGAATGCCACTTTTAACAACGTCATGACTATTTCTTGTGTTGTTGCCGGTATCGTAATTTTAGCCATCTACATTGCTTACGCTGCTATCAAAAAGGAACAGGCAATTCTACCATTACACTTGTTTAAATTAAAAAACTTCAGTGCTGTCATAGTTGGCTTGTTCCTTGCAGGGATTGCCACCAATGGTCCAATGTTGCTATTGCCATTGTTTTTCCAGAACATTAAAGGCTTCTCAGTCTTGAGCACCGGATTGATGTTAATTCCGCAAGGTATCGGTATGTTAGTTGCCCGCCCATTGATTGGCAAGCTAACTGATAAGTTAGGCGCACGTAATGTTGTCCTGGTAAGTTTGGCATTAGCCATCATAGGCACCATTCCATTTGTCTTTTTCAATGAGGCATCTTCTCTCATTGTTGTGGGTGTTGTCTTGCTTATACGCGGCATAGGCATCGGAGGTGTCACCATGCCGATGATGACAGACGCGTACACAGGCATGGTCAAACAAGAAATCGCACAAGCCAGTGTCGGAACCCGGCTGGTGCAAAACATTGGTGGCGCGTTTGGTTCAGCAGTGCTTGCAACGGTTGTTAGCCTTGAGCTCCAAGGTAAAACACCAACGATTCCACTCATGACCACCGCTTACCATGACGGTTTTATGTTGGCATTAGTCCTCAGCTTGGTAATGATCATTCCATCTTTATTTTTAACTGATAAGAAATCCAAGAAATTATATTTTAAATATGATATTTTCTAATAATCGAACAGGCTAAATATCATTTTTCACTCAAGTTCAATGATATTTAGCCTATTTTTTTGACAATAATATCTACTCCCATGGTTCGAGTTGATGAAATTGAGTTCTATAAGATGCTCACCATTCCGGCAATCAGCGATCCTATTATGTACAGCACGCAGGCTCCACAAATAAAGACTGGCAAGAAGATTAAAAAGAAATATAGTTTTTTGCGCATACTTCTTTTTATCGCGTTGAATTTATATACCGCCATACTCGCTAATAGCATGGGTATTGCCCCAAAGGTAAGCCATATAAACGCTCGCTCTTTCCATGTAATAGGAAGCATCGCATCAGGGTTTGTGACTTGATTTGAACCAAAAAATGCGATACAGACAAGACTTACAACGGTTGCCACGCCTATACCGTAGACTATATTGCTTATAATTCTTATGCCTTTATTCATAGCTTTTTACCTCTTCTCAATATTCCAAAATATCGCTGGGTTGGCAGAGACATTAACGTTTCCATAGTAAGCGCTTAATTTTAGGGTGCCTTGTATGAATCATTACGGCACCAGGAGGGTAGTTCAGGTGACCACGGTAGATAAGGTGTCAGAGATTCATGCGTCAATTCCTTTAAGCTTGGTAAATTTGTCAGTAGATGCACCAAATACATATATGGATTAAGTTGATTTGCTTTGGCAGTTTCTATCATGCTGTAGACAATAGCACTGGCCTTGGCTCCGCGAGTTGTGTCGGCAAACAGCCAGTTCTTCCTGCCTGTGACATACGGACGAATGGCATTTTCGGCTCGATTGTTGGAAAGCTCGATTCGTCCATCCAACAGGAAACGATTCAATGATTCCTTTTGATTCAATGCATATGTGATCGCTTTCCCCAGATTGGAGTTTGGCAGCGGATTTAGTTGTTGCACCCATTCCCAGAACTCATCAAGAAGGGGTTTCATATTTTTAAGTCGTTCTTCATACCGCCTTTCAGCGGATAGTTCCTCCCATTTCTTGTCCATGGCAAACAGACGGTTACAATAATCATATCCGATAGCCGCCTTGGAAGTCTTAGTGTCAGCCCCCTGGGGAATTGCTTCTTCGAATTTGCGTTGTAAATGAGCCCAACATCCACAATGTATAACATCAGGCACTGCATTGTAGCCACTATAGCCATCTGTCTGAAGGTAACCCGAAAAACCCTCAAGAAATCTTCGGGCATGCTGGCCGGATCGTGTCGGTTGGTATTCAAATAAAACAGCCGGGGTTGGACTTCGCCCGGAAGTGTAGACCCACATCCGCGATTCTGTCGTTGCTTTCCGTCCCGGTTCTTTTAATACCTGCAGTACAGTTTCGTCTGCATGAATCAGGGGTTCGGAAATCAAGTGCTTATGAATGGCATTGTACATTGGTTCAAGCCATTCATGGCTTGGACGTATGATCCAGTTTGCCAGGGTGGCTCTGGAAAGTGTCACCCCCTGATTTGCCCAGTCTTTCTCCTGCCGGTATAAAGGCATTCCGTTGGCATATTTCTGATACATAACATAAGCAACTGTTGAGGCAGAAGCAAGGCTGCGTTTCATGACCGGGGCTGGAACCGGCGC encodes the following:
- a CDS encoding ArsR/SmtB family transcription factor translates to MEQQAKEIAELLKVMANQHRLMILCYLIERPMNVSEIHERIPAISQSALSQNLALLKAYGILGSDKYGLQNVYHINDDRIKKIIQTLRETYCEPNNSHHSKDSL
- a CDS encoding 4Fe-4S binding protein encodes the protein MKKWYEYLWIFSAVYLALGFFNILFAWIGLICFFTPLLLSIIGKGKIYCNRYCGRGQLFELLGGRLKLSSNRDIPAFIRSKWFRYGFLAFFMTMFAIMIFSTYLVFNGTSNLKEVVTLLWTIKLPWNWTNTSAVSPWIAQFAFGFYSVMLTSTILGLITMFFFKPRSWCVYCPMGTMTQGISMLKYRRKVKANGTTSKRDS
- a CDS encoding ATP-binding protein → MKKAVVNQAECVACGVCEKNCPRKAITIFHGIYAEVNEDLCVGCKRCQKVCPASVIQVVQKEVAS
- a CDS encoding secondary thiamine-phosphate synthase enzyme YjbQ; the encoded protein is MRHKIQTTKPQQFINITSRVAEEVRNSNVRDGIAVVYVPHTTAGVTINENADPDVVRDMISALDKTYPVLGEYLHFEGNSHAHIKASLMGSSCTVIIQDGKLMLGTWQGIYFCEFDGPRNREFYVKIISG
- a CDS encoding YjdF family protein; the protein is MMTIKSSMTILFENAFWIGLYERIDGNKYEVSKIIFGAEPKDYEVYDFLLENWHKLKFSPHIQADKIEERKINPKRMKRIINKQLENKGVGTKAQQALKLQHEQNKIEGKAKRREQKEAEKERKFALRQEKKKAKHKGR
- a CDS encoding PadR family transcriptional regulator → MSSIDLVILGMVLEKPQSAYDLQKDVDNHHFPRWTKISVPSIYRKVIQLNEEGYLQSNIVKGEKFADKAVYSITEKGRAYFEELMNTYASQQVSFLFDFNVVITNLNKINREKALDLVKKLRNSITASAKTNDEYAAAYADIPLVGRTIFEQQRMLYHALLEWLDTFESQFKEE
- a CDS encoding helix-turn-helix transcriptional regulator: MELGKQIKKYRNEMSLSQDALAEKVYVSRQTISNWENGKSYPDVNSLILLSEVFGTSIDNLIKGDVEIMKEKVKNEDRKKFERLSQIYGVLFLVIIISPVPLAHFLGYAGIGIWVALAISAFCFAVLIEQKKKQFDVQTFREIIAFTEGKRLDEIAKAREEGKRPYQKVLLAFAAGVVTLVIAIMFSYVLK
- a CDS encoding DUF362 domain-containing protein — protein: MIGKNGIRIIYGDNPKQMVKELLEVIKPEEEIDENALIGIKPNLVVAKPSSSGATTTPEIVEGLIEHLKSKGRNNIVIMESSWVGDRTSEAFKVCGYENLSKKYNVPLIDLQKDKYKTYEVNGLKINVCDYVTKVDYLINMPVLKGHCQTNITCALKNMKGCIPNTDKRKFHTLGLHKPIAYLNKIVKQSLIIVDGMNGDLNFEEGGNPVQMNRIIAGKDPVLIDTYAAHLMGFSIEEVPYVAMAESIGVGTTDLANADIVELNKDNGSRKLTPSRRVQQLSRHIVEDCACSACYGSLIYALERLNEKGLLNRLKEKLYIGQSFKSKQCNGVGIGACTSGFEKCISGCPPKARDIVEYLERLI
- a CDS encoding alpha/beta hydrolase-fold protein, producing the protein MENIAIPMDLNNIRCNIHFFGALTSESGVPLFIMPVAGEVSDLIEGQHMRLDPIIESGELSSHVLVTFETKDWNDDLSPWPAPALGRKQKKFGGYSAKTLHWIQDVLIPEVTARVPNVQNGQKGLIGYSMAGMFALWAMCQTNIFTVFASCSGSLWYEGFCDYIEKNTPLSVCSVYISLGEREEFSRNPWFSKVGSATRKIASLLKTSPMCKEVKLVWHPGGHWGTVGERLAAAQVWMKKVCERQMI
- a CDS encoding helix-turn-helix domain-containing protein is translated as MINKAQFGKRIASHRKRINLSQVELAEKLGVTSQAVSKWECGATLPDIELLLELSKLYNVSINELLEGRNVIAKLANRPFEMDDDIAYFLPKAERDYNAAWANEIVSGEWISRNWNTCKANDSKMSNDIGKRISDNGGLILEIGAGPGGGYMPYILKSNPDVTIIINDLSPTVVCEWKRFLDKELDSPNIHYAVFDFCDIPFFDESIDIISDGGGIGNTEGDRGKALKEVYRVLKPGGLLVTSTGFVTKETLAELPEYAQKKLKEARPDIFEDLYEETVLAGFKKIDSIISGCWYTNDDESEIAELARELGINLKFTSYIRYCEK
- a CDS encoding MerR family transcriptional regulator, with the protein product MEQIERRMKLKSVNEVCKLSGVSRRTLQYYDEIGLLPPSAVKESGYRQYDDESLRRLWSILFYKELGLSLEDIRLILDSPKEMEKELMRQHKQVLLEKLSQIKRMIHSVDRILNDEFDVSMLRDFDKKRIEAVKRVHANEIRVLMENSFFLPIVKSLKVFNKLSKSSVVKSASKIINMDFGKLITLAEDVIQRFRKAMKDGPDSLAAKEAVAAYKEFIQLIFPCDDKTFRSIGQAYLEHKNELDEKMPGLAEFVSAAIRNAYP